The following coding sequences are from one Aerosakkonema funiforme FACHB-1375 window:
- a CDS encoding helix-turn-helix domain-containing protein yields the protein MLKSFQTKLNLNNQQRSLAAKHAGVARHAWNWGLEICLKALSANKKLPTAID from the coding sequence TTGCTCAAAAGCTTCCAAACAAAACTTAACCTAAACAACCAACAACGTAGCCTAGCAGCCAAACACGCAGGCGTAGCTAGACACGCTTGGAATTGGGGATTAGAAATTTGTTTGAAAGCTTTGTCGGCAAACAAAAAGCTACCAACCGCTATCGATC